A genomic window from Cloacibacillus evryensis DSM 19522 includes:
- a CDS encoding bactofilin family protein — translation MDYRQNFKTALKEIFLLQKSQNREERPAEKQDIAAFVTEAETAAPKLALTQPRKNDRKKSDPSVISEDTAINGEVVSKGSLDIRGIIVGNVVTKGDIVISGSVEGNISGENIDLKACKITGDLAAEGTIKIGKDTEIVGSMMSKEIFVDGKVSGNISSSADAYFRQGAFVIGNVTTNMIAIERGGVICGEVTIGSAALNGDPQNRSEEARMRIQAGE, via the coding sequence ATGGATTATCGCCAGAATTTCAAAACCGCCTTAAAAGAGATATTCCTGTTGCAGAAAAGCCAGAACAGGGAAGAGAGGCCGGCGGAGAAGCAGGACATCGCCGCGTTTGTCACAGAGGCGGAGACTGCGGCGCCTAAGCTGGCCCTCACACAGCCAAGGAAGAATGACCGCAAAAAATCTGATCCCTCCGTCATCTCCGAAGATACCGCCATCAACGGCGAGGTCGTCTCGAAGGGAAGTTTGGATATACGCGGCATCATAGTTGGGAATGTCGTCACCAAAGGCGACATCGTCATATCAGGCAGCGTCGAAGGGAATATCTCGGGAGAAAATATCGACCTCAAGGCATGCAAGATCACCGGAGACCTTGCCGCGGAGGGCACGATAAAGATAGGCAAAGACACGGAGATCGTCGGCTCGATGATGTCCAAGGAGATATTTGTGGACGGCAAGGTATCGGGGAACATCTCATCGTCTGCGGACGCCTATTTCAGGCAGGGAGCCTTCGTCATCGGCAACGTCACGACGAATATGATCGCGATTGAAAGAGGCGGCGTTATCTGCGGTGAGGTAACCATCGGCAGCGCGGCGCTGAACGGCGACCCGCAGAACAGATCGGAAGAAGCCAGGATGAGAATCCAGGCGGGGGAATAA
- a CDS encoding lysophospholipid acyltransferase family protein produces MSDIFCRDNFFSLFNKTIKREGPTAKLAVEFFCMLAGIAGPRRDIARRNLEFIFPSKPKFKREQILKESYKNLLWSFFEYAAWQKDPAYVNRVAAEVRGFELLEEAISNGRRVIAVSACLGNWPLIAAWMEGQMRFSCLFGRHDEISALNDESLSDQLASEFQKSDVICVAGDRHGGSSGSQLPFLGQMTNTGTLAARCALLSGAAVLVVTCTRISPYRCRINIGFPPEDGAQGDMTEVDFLTLQINRELERRILQFPEQWLWQQKRFIGEVDERL; encoded by the coding sequence ATGTCGGACATTTTTTGCCGGGATAATTTTTTTTCGCTGTTCAACAAAACTATCAAAAGAGAGGGCCCCACGGCAAAGTTAGCCGTGGAGTTTTTTTGCATGCTCGCCGGGATCGCGGGACCGCGCAGAGACATCGCCAGGCGTAACCTGGAGTTCATCTTTCCCTCAAAGCCGAAGTTCAAGAGAGAGCAAATACTGAAGGAATCGTATAAAAACCTCTTATGGAGTTTTTTCGAATACGCCGCATGGCAGAAGGACCCCGCATACGTGAACAGGGTCGCCGCGGAGGTCAGGGGATTCGAACTCCTTGAGGAAGCTATTTCAAACGGCAGGCGGGTCATTGCCGTATCGGCGTGCCTGGGCAACTGGCCGCTCATCGCCGCCTGGATGGAGGGACAGATGCGTTTTTCGTGCCTCTTCGGCAGGCATGATGAAATATCCGCCTTAAATGACGAATCGCTGTCAGACCAACTCGCCTCCGAGTTTCAGAAGAGCGACGTCATCTGCGTCGCGGGAGACCGGCACGGAGGGAGCAGCGGCTCCCAACTGCCCTTTCTCGGGCAGATGACAAATACCGGCACGCTTGCCGCCCGCTGCGCGCTGCTGAGCGGAGCCGCGGTACTGGTCGTCACCTGCACCCGGATATCTCCCTACCGATGCAGGATAAATATCGGCTTTCCTCCCGAAGACGGCGCGCAGGGGGATATGACCGAGGTCGACTTTTTGACGCTGCAGATAAACAGGGAGCTGGAAAGGCGCATACTGCAGTTTCCGGAACAATGGCTGTGGCAGCAGAAGAGATTCATCGGAGAGGTCGACGAGCGGCTGTAG
- a CDS encoding metal-sensing transcriptional repressor gives MKECIESKNLHLRLRKVAGQVNAIERMIGEDVPCEDILIQINAAKNALHKIGQVILEGHLKHCVRRGIEQGDAEKTIADFVKTLEHFSRMS, from the coding sequence ATGAAGGAATGTATTGAATCAAAGAATCTGCATCTGCGGCTGAGGAAGGTCGCGGGACAGGTGAACGCCATCGAGCGGATGATCGGCGAGGACGTCCCCTGCGAAGATATCCTCATCCAGATAAACGCGGCGAAGAACGCGCTGCACAAGATCGGGCAGGTAATACTCGAGGGACACCTCAAGCACTGCGTCCGCCGCGGCATCGAACAGGGCGACGCCGAAAAGACCATCGCCGATTTCGTAAAGACTCTCGAACATTTCTCGCGCATGTCGTAA